A single region of the Solwaraspora sp. WMMD406 genome encodes:
- the solA gene encoding N-methyl-L-tryptophan oxidase: MRSPDAEVVVVGLGVFGAAALWRLAATGVDAIGVDQFTPGHGFGSSHGGTRMFRTACLEHPDLVPLARRSGQLWQELASAAGEALFEPTGGALIGPRTGQVVAGTIAAARRHELDVEVWNAAELRERLPRHAGIGDHHAAVWEPAAGLIAAEAAVRAAVRVAVGRGARVLTNLRVTRIELVAGGVLVHTAGGAVRSRQVVVAAGAWLPTLLPGIPLRVLRVPITWFRPATLADVDRYGLADVPVFIRELDDGTCVWGHGAHSGGELKLGLEDHGGLLREMRPDGDDRRVAADDWAPLVRRLDVALPGLDPVPSRAAVCMYPMTPDRQFVLGSPGGDTRLIVAGGDSGHGFKHATGVGEVVADLVRGTPPQVPVAFMHPDRW; the protein is encoded by the coding sequence GTGCGCTCGCCGGACGCTGAGGTCGTCGTCGTCGGGCTCGGGGTGTTCGGCGCCGCCGCGCTGTGGCGACTGGCTGCGACCGGCGTTGACGCGATCGGCGTCGACCAGTTCACCCCGGGCCACGGCTTCGGTTCGTCGCACGGCGGGACCAGGATGTTCCGTACCGCCTGCCTGGAACACCCGGACCTGGTGCCCCTGGCCCGCCGGTCCGGCCAGCTCTGGCAGGAGCTGGCGTCGGCGGCCGGGGAGGCCCTGTTCGAGCCGACCGGCGGCGCGCTGATCGGGCCCCGTACCGGGCAGGTGGTCGCCGGCACCATCGCCGCCGCCCGGCGCCACGAACTCGATGTCGAGGTCTGGAACGCCGCTGAGCTGCGTGAGCGACTGCCCCGGCACGCCGGGATCGGCGACCACCACGCGGCGGTGTGGGAGCCGGCCGCCGGGCTGATCGCCGCGGAGGCGGCGGTCCGGGCGGCGGTCCGGGTCGCGGTCGGGCGGGGCGCGCGGGTGCTGACCAACCTCCGGGTGACCCGGATCGAGCTGGTCGCCGGCGGTGTGCTGGTGCACACCGCCGGCGGTGCCGTCCGGTCCCGGCAGGTCGTGGTCGCCGCCGGGGCGTGGCTGCCGACCCTGCTGCCCGGGATCCCACTGCGGGTGTTGCGGGTGCCGATCACCTGGTTCCGGCCGGCCACCCTGGCCGACGTCGACCGGTACGGGCTGGCCGACGTGCCGGTGTTCATCCGCGAACTGGATGACGGCACCTGCGTGTGGGGGCACGGGGCGCACTCCGGCGGCGAGCTGAAACTCGGCTTGGAGGACCACGGCGGGCTACTGCGCGAGATGCGTCCGGACGGCGACGACCGCCGCGTCGCCGCCGACGACTGGGCGCCGCTGGTGCGCCGGCTCGACGTCGCGCTGCCCGGTCTGGATCCGGTGCCGTCGCGTGCCGCGGTCTGCATGTATCCGATGACTCCGGACCGGCAGTTCGTGCTCGGCAGCCCGGGCGGCGACACCCGGCTGATCGTCGCCGGGGGCGACAGCGGGCACGGGTTCAAACACGCCACCGGTGTCGGTGAGGTGGTGGCCGATCTGGTCCGCGGGACGCCGCCGCAGGTGCCGGTGGCGTTCATGCATCCGGACCGGTGGTGA
- a CDS encoding DegT/DnrJ/EryC1/StrS family aminotransferase, with amino-acid sequence MHIRLDMLFSGPTIAIAGAAEPMDDQDYQVAFPARGSVLDAAELAALTELVDSGHTLSAGSRRTAFERRFAEYVGTRHALSVTSGTVALELAIHLADLRPGDEVVTTPQTFSATIHPLLAHDVRVRFCDVDPVSLNIDPTAVEAAVNGRTAAVILVHYGGYPADMGRIVAAARRHGAVVIEDCAHALGATWHGRRPGALGDIGCFSFHNSKNITTLGEGGMLTFDRDDWVERIDRIRSNQPDVELGPTRFPEPPPTPLLPWMRFSEEVYGRDYARVRRPGTNATMSEAAAAVGIVQLDRMARLTARRRHIAERLDECIGRYPQVRLHRPPPGLGHAYHLYTFFVEAGRATREHLVRELDRHGVEVQLRYFPLHLTPEWRARGHRRGECPVAERLWFDEQINLPCHPGITDRQLDYLVEAVTAALDTTLSPAGAPPTAISVPLPDHTVTSA; translated from the coding sequence TTGCACATCCGACTCGACATGCTATTTTCCGGTCCAACCATCGCCATCGCAGGAGCTGCGGAACCAATGGACGATCAGGATTACCAGGTTGCCTTTCCGGCGCGCGGCAGCGTGCTCGACGCCGCAGAACTCGCCGCACTCACCGAACTGGTCGACTCAGGACATACACTGTCGGCCGGCAGCCGCCGGACGGCTTTCGAACGACGGTTCGCCGAGTACGTCGGTACCCGGCACGCGTTGTCGGTGACCAGCGGAACCGTGGCGCTCGAGCTGGCGATCCACCTCGCCGACCTCCGCCCGGGAGACGAGGTGGTCACCACACCACAGACTTTCTCCGCGACGATCCACCCACTGCTGGCACACGATGTGCGAGTGCGTTTCTGTGACGTCGACCCGGTGTCGCTCAACATCGATCCGACGGCGGTGGAGGCGGCGGTGAACGGCCGCACCGCCGCAGTGATCCTGGTCCACTACGGCGGGTATCCGGCCGACATGGGCCGCATCGTCGCCGCCGCCCGTCGGCACGGCGCCGTGGTCATCGAGGACTGCGCCCACGCACTCGGCGCGACCTGGCACGGACGGCGCCCCGGCGCGTTGGGTGACATCGGATGCTTCAGCTTCCACAACTCCAAGAACATCACCACCCTGGGTGAGGGTGGAATGCTCACCTTCGACCGCGACGATTGGGTCGAGCGAATCGATCGAATCCGGTCGAACCAGCCCGATGTCGAACTCGGTCCGACCCGCTTTCCGGAGCCGCCGCCCACTCCCCTGCTGCCGTGGATGCGGTTCTCCGAGGAGGTCTACGGGCGCGACTACGCCCGCGTCAGGAGACCCGGTACGAACGCCACCATGTCCGAAGCCGCCGCTGCCGTGGGCATCGTCCAACTCGACCGCATGGCGCGCCTCACCGCCCGCCGCCGGCACATCGCCGAGCGACTCGACGAGTGCATCGGCCGCTACCCGCAGGTCCGTCTGCACCGCCCGCCGCCGGGGCTCGGTCACGCGTACCACCTGTACACCTTCTTCGTGGAGGCCGGCCGGGCGACGCGTGAACACCTGGTCCGCGAGCTGGACCGCCACGGGGTGGAGGTCCAGCTGCGCTACTTCCCACTTCATCTGACCCCCGAGTGGCGGGCCCGTGGCCACCGTCGGGGTGAATGTCCGGTCGCCGAGCGGCTCTGGTTCGACGAGCAGATCAACCTGCCGTGCCATCCGGGAATCACCGACAGGCAGCTCGACTACCTGGTCGAGGCGGTCACCGCGGCCCTCGACACGACGCTGTCGCCCGCCGGAGCGCCGCCCACGGCCATTTCCGTACCGCTGCCCGACCACACCGTGACGTCGGCCTGA
- a CDS encoding LLM class flavin-dependent oxidoreductase — protein sequence MGFFPVLSPDEKSAVDWYDESLALAELADELGYEHVQVVEHYFSAYGGYSPDPVTFLAAVAARTRRIRVTTGAVVPAFTHPIKLAGKLAMLDNLSHGRLDVGFGRAFLPEEFAAFEVPMSASRARFAEGIEICRRLWTETDVSWSGDWVTFGPVTMLPRPYQRPHPPIFVASTTSPASCAEAGRAGYHLQVVPTVTSLGGLQEMLAAYRQARATAGHPGPGRVQVKYTCYLAEDGAAALAAARRFELNYIDKMTTAIASWSTVRSADYPGYEQLIDKVRQYDFDRSYADNKVLAGTPAQVRDQLATIAEWFGTDVTVCLQVNPGATAKADAQRALRLFAEQVAPHFADTEQVAPDGSRAEQVALDGSRAEPAPDGSGEASRALAGR from the coding sequence GTGGGTTTTTTCCCGGTCCTGTCGCCGGATGAGAAAAGCGCGGTCGACTGGTACGACGAGAGCCTGGCGCTGGCGGAACTCGCCGACGAACTCGGGTACGAGCACGTCCAGGTGGTGGAGCACTACTTCTCCGCCTACGGCGGCTACAGCCCGGACCCGGTGACGTTCCTGGCGGCGGTCGCCGCCCGGACCCGGCGGATCAGGGTGACCACCGGTGCCGTGGTGCCCGCCTTCACCCATCCGATCAAGCTCGCCGGCAAACTGGCCATGCTGGACAACCTGTCCCACGGTCGGCTCGATGTCGGCTTCGGCCGGGCGTTCCTGCCGGAGGAGTTCGCCGCCTTCGAGGTGCCGATGAGCGCCAGCCGCGCCCGGTTCGCCGAAGGGATCGAGATTTGCCGCCGACTGTGGACGGAAACCGACGTGTCCTGGTCCGGTGACTGGGTCACCTTCGGCCCGGTGACGATGCTGCCCCGGCCGTACCAGCGGCCGCACCCGCCGATCTTCGTGGCCTCCACCACCAGTCCCGCGTCCTGCGCCGAGGCCGGCCGCGCCGGATACCACCTGCAGGTCGTACCGACGGTGACCAGCCTTGGCGGTTTGCAGGAGATGCTCGCCGCCTACCGCCAGGCGCGGGCCACCGCCGGCCACCCCGGCCCGGGACGGGTGCAGGTCAAGTACACCTGCTACCTCGCGGAGGACGGCGCTGCCGCGCTGGCCGCCGCCCGCCGCTTCGAGCTCAACTACATCGACAAGATGACCACCGCGATCGCCTCCTGGTCGACGGTGCGCAGCGCCGACTATCCCGGGTACGAGCAGCTCATCGACAAGGTGCGGCAGTACGACTTCGACCGTTCGTACGCCGACAACAAGGTCCTCGCCGGCACCCCCGCCCAGGTGCGCGACCAGCTGGCCACGATCGCCGAATGGTTCGGCACCGACGTGACCGTGTGTCTGCAGGTCAACCCGGGAGCGACCGCGAAGGCGGACGCGCAGCGGGCGCTGCGGTTGTTCGCCGAACAGGTGGCGCCGCACTTCGCCGACACCGAACAGGTGGCGCCGGACGGTTCCCGCGCCGAACAGGTGGCGCTGGACGGTTCCCGCGCCGAACCGGCCCCGGACGGTTCCGGCGAGGCCAGCCGTGCGCTCGCCGGACGCTGA
- a CDS encoding AMP-binding protein gives MTVDPGWVAWPESDARRYRAAGFWTGETFGDLLRRWAQQHGGRTALVDGTRRWTYRQLDEAADRISAGLHRIGLRRGDRVVLQLPNRAEFVEIWFGLQRLGAVPVHAMPGHRRAEIAHLAALSGAAGYVVADRHARFDYRTLAAEVYAERRTADEPLRHVVVLGDPAESGFTSYADLLDGPAEQTATADDPRPTADGPAPTAADLALLLLSGGTTGLPKLIPRSHDDYAYNARNGAEICRLGPDDVYLAVLPIGFNFTFACPGVLGTLMAGGTVVVAPNPSPATAFRLIEQERVTCTALNPPLVPYWFAEYADSRPDLSSLRFVQVGSARLADELARRFTPTLGVPLQQVYGMAEGLINYTRLDDPDDLVCTTQGRPGSPADEIRVVDPADGRPVPAGEPGELHTRGPYTLRGYYRADATAAASFTPDGFYRTGDLVREFPTGHLTVVGRVKDQINRGGEKIAATEVEGHLLAHPAVRQAALVGVPDEQWGEAPAAVLVCAGPPPTAAEVVAFLRGRGLAAYKLPDRVEYVDAMPLTAVGKIDKKVLARRLAATTVTTGPDA, from the coding sequence ATGACCGTCGACCCGGGCTGGGTGGCTTGGCCGGAGTCCGACGCACGGCGGTACCGGGCCGCCGGCTTCTGGACCGGTGAGACCTTCGGCGACCTGCTCCGGCGCTGGGCACAACAGCACGGTGGACGGACCGCCCTGGTCGACGGGACTCGACGATGGACGTACCGGCAGCTGGACGAGGCGGCGGACCGGATCAGCGCCGGGCTGCACCGGATCGGGCTGCGCCGTGGCGACCGGGTCGTCCTGCAGCTGCCGAACCGGGCCGAGTTCGTCGAGATCTGGTTCGGTCTGCAGCGGCTCGGCGCGGTCCCCGTACACGCCATGCCCGGACACCGTCGCGCGGAGATCGCCCACCTGGCGGCGCTGTCGGGCGCGGCCGGCTACGTCGTCGCAGACCGGCACGCCCGGTTCGACTACCGCACCCTGGCCGCCGAGGTGTACGCCGAACGCCGCACCGCCGACGAGCCGTTGCGCCACGTCGTGGTGCTCGGCGACCCGGCGGAGTCCGGCTTCACCAGCTACGCCGACCTGCTCGACGGCCCGGCCGAGCAGACCGCGACCGCCGACGACCCTCGGCCGACCGCCGACGGCCCTGCGCCGACCGCCGCCGACCTGGCGCTGCTGCTGCTCTCCGGCGGCACCACCGGGCTGCCCAAACTCATCCCCCGCAGCCACGACGACTACGCCTACAACGCCCGCAACGGCGCCGAGATCTGCCGGCTCGGACCGGACGACGTCTACCTGGCCGTGCTGCCGATCGGCTTCAACTTCACCTTCGCCTGCCCCGGCGTGCTGGGCACCCTGATGGCCGGCGGCACCGTCGTCGTCGCCCCCAACCCGAGCCCGGCCACCGCCTTCCGACTGATCGAACAGGAACGGGTCACCTGCACCGCGCTCAACCCACCGCTGGTGCCGTACTGGTTCGCCGAGTACGCCGACAGCCGACCCGACCTGTCCAGCCTGCGGTTCGTACAGGTCGGCAGCGCCCGGCTGGCCGACGAGCTGGCGCGACGGTTCACCCCCACCCTCGGGGTGCCGCTGCAGCAGGTGTACGGCATGGCCGAAGGCCTGATCAACTACACCCGACTCGACGACCCCGACGACCTGGTCTGCACCACGCAGGGCCGCCCCGGCTCCCCCGCCGACGAGATCCGCGTGGTCGACCCCGCCGACGGGCGACCGGTACCGGCCGGCGAGCCCGGTGAGCTGCACACCCGTGGGCCGTACACGCTGCGCGGCTACTACCGCGCCGACGCCACGGCAGCCGCCTCCTTCACACCAGACGGCTTCTACCGCACCGGTGACCTGGTCCGGGAATTCCCGACCGGGCACCTCACCGTGGTTGGCCGGGTCAAGGACCAAATCAACCGGGGCGGCGAGAAGATCGCCGCGACCGAAGTGGAGGGTCATCTGCTCGCCCACCCGGCCGTCCGGCAGGCCGCGCTCGTCGGCGTACCGGACGAGCAGTGGGGTGAGGCACCGGCGGCCGTCCTGGTCTGCGCCGGGCCGCCGCCGACGGCCGCCGAGGTGGTGGCGTTCCTGCGCGGACGCGGGCTGGCCGCGTACAAGCTGCCGGACCGCGTCGAGTACGTCGACGCGATGCCACTGACCGCCGTCGGCAAGATCGACAAGAAGGTGCTCGCGCGGCGCCTGGCGGCGACCACGGTCACCACCGGTCCGGATGCATGA
- a CDS encoding tautomerase family protein yields the protein MPFIDVRIFEERLTPAVQEALVTRLSDAVGEVLGEDARAQTWVVLTAAPADRWGIGGVPAKPPAAATTSAAPAAATTSAASAAATSAATSAGQDNGRQPTDSEGQAR from the coding sequence ATGCCCTTCATCGACGTCCGCATCTTCGAGGAACGGCTCACCCCGGCCGTGCAGGAGGCGCTCGTCACCCGGTTGTCCGACGCCGTCGGCGAGGTGCTCGGCGAGGACGCGCGGGCGCAGACCTGGGTGGTCCTGACAGCCGCGCCGGCTGACCGCTGGGGCATCGGCGGCGTACCGGCCAAGCCGCCGGCGGCGGCGACGACGTCAGCAGCGCCGGCGGCGGCGACGACGTCAGCAGCGTCGGCGGCGGCAACGTCGGCGGCAACGTCGGCAGGCCAGGACAACGGCCGGCAGCCGACGGACAGCGAAGGCCAGGCGCGATGA